The following nucleotide sequence is from Methanobacterium sp. Maddingley MBC34.
AAATGGTAAACTTGCATAAGTGCCTTTCAAAGCAAATGAACCTGTATCCCAGTTATTGATTATACCAAATTCATTATAATTGTTAGATCCATCTGCAGTTACCCATCCATTTACATATATCTCTGCCCATACATGCCCATACCATGTTTGGCTGTATGTGAAGAAACAATTGCCGTGTTCATATCTTGCTGCAAGACCTGAAGCACGACTTAATGCAACTATTAGGTGGGCAATATCGCAGCAGTTACCACCTCGTGAATCCATGGTACCCACAGCACCTTTTGCAGTATTATAATAAAATTCGTATTCTACCTCATCCCTAACCCAGTTAAAGATCAACAATGCTTTTTCATAGGGTGTAACCGCACCTGCAGTGATGCTTTTAGCCAGAGCAATAATCCTAGCATCATTGGACTGACAATTACTACTGGGGTTAATGTATACTTCAAAACCGGAAGGTAAATTATAAACAATCAGAGCCCAGGGCCTTATATTGGTAACTGATGAAGGTAATCTATTGTTTATATTATAATACTCCAGAATGCGACTGTAAGTGTATATTAATGAGTGGAAACTAATCTCGCCCAGACTTCCTGAAACACTCCCCTGTGCTTTTTGATTACTTTCAATGTATGTTTTGATACTCTGTGCCAGTTGTAATAGTTCATTCAAGTTCATACTTCCTGACACCATAATCTCGCTTTCATTGGAGGGTAATGTGACTTTTTGGAGGCTAGTGGGGGTGGTGTCATTGTTGTTTATTTTCACAGTTGTAGTAGTTAACAGGTACAGAAACTGGGCCTGGTTAACCAGCACTCCACTAACAGTGATGTATTCTGGTAGAGAATAAGTAGCTTCAACAAAGGCTTTAACTTGCCCTGCTGTGGCACTAATTTCCCGATTGGTAAAGTAATCATCATAAATTGGTAAGTTAGCAGTAGACCAATTTTTCACATTAATCAATGCAGGTAAAGTCTGGTGCAAACGATACTGATTAAGCACCCTGCTATACATGTAAACCATTGATTTGAAACTAATTTGGCCTAATGGGAGTGTCATGCTGCTAGGAACTCGGTTATTTGTTTCTATTTGTGTTTTGATAGTCTGAGCCAGCTGCACATAACTCGTGGTATTTATGGTTCCCGAAATTAATGCATCACTTGTTGTTGAAAACGGAAGATTAACATTAAATAAATTAGCTGATGTCGTACTTTTACTATTGATTAAAA
It contains:
- a CDS encoding transglutaminase-like enzyme, predicted cysteine protease (PFAM: Transglutaminase-like superfamily_SP) — encoded protein: MNIQGIIVNQATFQQLMITAVININNSDSSSLDLEYVKLPGSVSENLNSGSITLNEYLQIAQNIKNYVKNNNNKAPTTISTSLGNIGFQSLLYMYCRILNHHQINNQLPGLATVRGWSVANIPIMDEFFTIQQITSVASEVKSFVDVTKSLPEYIKIGGLYVNQSQFLYLITSATLNINNENDELIILSKATIPQVINEDMVTGSLMIDEYVQLAQNIKTYIETNEKTPSEMSTSLGLVGYKSLIYMYSRALNQYNLNHALPVLITLKAWSSANIPIYDNSKTSFTLQEISNTAGEVKSFVDTTKNLPNFITISGLLLNQAQFLHLLTAATILINSKSTTSANLFNVNLPFSTTSDALISGTINTTSYVQLAQTIKTQIETNNRVPSSMTLPLGQISFKSMVYMYSRVLNQYRLHQTLPALINVKNWSTANLPIYDDYFTNREISATAGQVKAFVEATYSLPEYITVSGVLVNQAQFLYLLTTTTVKINNNDTTPTSLQKVTLPSNESEIMVSGSMNLNELLQLAQSIKTYIESNQKAQGSVSGSLGEISFHSLIYTYSRILEYYNINNRLPSSVTNIRPWALIVYNLPSGFEVYINPSSNCQSNDARIIALAKSITAGAVTPYEKALLIFNWVRDEVEYEFYYNTAKGAVGTMDSRGGNCCDIAHLIVALSRASGLAARYEHGNCFFTYSQTWYGHVWAEIYVNGWVTADGSNNYNEFGIINNWDTGSFALKGTYASLPF